One region of Pseudomonas glycinae genomic DNA includes:
- a CDS encoding bifunctional diguanylate cyclase/phosphodiesterase: protein MPKSVDRIPPMPRIQAIDPRRSEQSWESAPQLLAALNGARLGAWYWDIERGQISWSRGTQALFGFDPRQPLPEDLEYLDLLPPEDRAKTIRAFHAVIAGAPLEQAMHHRIRWPDGSLHWLEINGSLLPDKHGRPRMIGVIREITHQRQREQALSSSEKRFATLFHLCPNMVLLTRQEDGLISEANQYFESLFGWPVQSAIGRTTLELGLWVHPEQRAELVKKTKAKGELVSMEVQFRASNGQIHDGILSAQKVELEGQPYLLSTFLDTTERKAAEHALKDSQERLDLALDSAQLGTWDWHIPSGMLYGSARAAQLHGLEPKPFHESFEEFFEGVPGEERDSMRDAYRSLREGPAGNYQLTYRVQLPDGSSRYLESRARLYRDDNGVPLRMAGTLLDITDQVEREQRLVASEEKFATLFQVSPDPICVTRQETGEFIEINSSFSQTFGWSAADVIGHTAEEIGLWDASAKSLQRIERVIREQGLSNVAIIVQHKDGQSLTCVISSRQISVGNQPCIVTTLRDITQQQRSEAALKASEEKFAKAFHSSPDAITITERDTGRYLEVNDGFCRLTGYRADEVVGKTVYQVGIWAEEKQRSALLAELQIKGRVHHQEMLGRNKRGEILTVEVSVEPITLNETACLLLTARDVSLLKNAEAQIRHLAYHDPLTNLPNRALLMDRLSQQIALLKRHNLRGALLFLDLDHFKHINDSLGHPVGDTVLKIITARLEASVRMEDTVARLGGDEFVVLLSGLEGTRNEVSAQVRELADTIRELLSEPMFLDGQRLQVTPSIGVALIPDHGSTPTDLLKRADIALYRAKDSGRNTTQMYHNTMQKAASERLRMETDLRLALSRGEFDVHYQPQIDARDNRIIGAEALVRWNHPELGAQSPTEFIKVLEDSGLILEVGTWILDEACEAFKQLIAEKLIDPLAFSLCVNISPRQFRQNDFVERIEHSMSSHGLPCSLLKLEITEGIVIQNLEDTISKMRRLKKLGVSFAMDDFGTGYSSLTYLKRLPVDTLKIDQSFIRDATSDPNDAEIIRAIVAMARSLELEVIAEGVETPEQLAFLQGLGCHLYQGYLHSRPLPLEGLKGLLE, encoded by the coding sequence ATGCCGAAATCTGTTGACCGTATTCCGCCGATGCCGCGTATTCAGGCCATTGATCCACGGCGATCCGAGCAGAGCTGGGAGAGTGCGCCGCAATTGCTCGCGGCGCTCAACGGTGCCCGGCTTGGCGCCTGGTACTGGGACATCGAGCGCGGGCAGATCAGCTGGTCGCGCGGCACTCAGGCCTTGTTCGGCTTCGACCCGCGGCAACCGCTGCCCGAAGACCTGGAATACCTTGACCTGCTGCCACCGGAAGACCGGGCGAAAACCATCCGCGCCTTCCACGCCGTGATTGCCGGCGCGCCGCTGGAACAGGCAATGCACCACCGCATCCGCTGGCCCGACGGCAGCCTGCACTGGCTGGAGATCAACGGCAGCCTGCTCCCCGACAAACACGGTCGGCCCCGAATGATCGGGGTGATCCGCGAAATCACCCACCAGCGGCAACGGGAACAGGCGCTCAGCAGTTCGGAGAAACGTTTTGCGACACTGTTTCATCTGTGCCCGAACATGGTGCTACTGACCCGTCAGGAAGACGGCCTGATCAGCGAGGCCAACCAGTATTTCGAAAGCCTGTTCGGCTGGCCGGTACAAAGCGCCATCGGGCGCACCACCCTGGAACTGGGCCTGTGGGTGCATCCCGAGCAACGGGCGGAGCTGGTCAAGAAGACCAAGGCCAAGGGCGAACTGGTCAGCATGGAGGTGCAGTTCCGCGCCAGCAATGGCCAGATCCACGACGGCATCCTCAGTGCGCAAAAGGTCGAACTCGAAGGCCAGCCTTACCTGCTCAGCACTTTTCTCGACACTACCGAACGAAAAGCCGCCGAACATGCCCTGAAAGACAGCCAGGAACGCCTCGATCTGGCACTGGATTCGGCGCAACTCGGCACCTGGGACTGGCACATTCCCAGCGGCATGCTCTACGGCTCGGCCCGCGCTGCGCAATTACACGGTCTGGAGCCGAAACCGTTTCATGAGTCGTTCGAAGAGTTTTTCGAGGGTGTCCCCGGCGAAGAGCGCGACAGCATGCGCGACGCCTATCGCAGCCTGCGCGAAGGCCCGGCGGGCAATTATCAGCTGACATACCGCGTGCAACTGCCGGACGGCAGCTCGCGCTACCTCGAAAGCCGTGCCCGCCTCTATCGCGACGACAACGGCGTACCGCTGCGGATGGCCGGCACCCTGCTGGACATCACCGATCAGGTTGAACGCGAGCAACGGCTGGTGGCTTCGGAAGAGAAATTCGCCACGCTGTTCCAGGTCAGCCCCGATCCAATCTGCGTGACCCGCCAGGAAACCGGGGAATTCATCGAGATCAACTCCAGTTTCTCCCAGACTTTCGGCTGGAGCGCCGCTGATGTGATCGGCCATACCGCCGAAGAAATCGGCCTGTGGGACGCCTCGGCGAAAAGCCTGCAACGCATCGAACGGGTGATCCGCGAACAGGGCCTGAGCAATGTCGCGATCATCGTCCAGCACAAGGACGGCCAGTCGCTGACCTGCGTGATTTCCAGCCGTCAAATCAGCGTCGGCAACCAGCCGTGCATCGTTACCACGCTGCGCGACATCACCCAGCAACAACGCTCGGAAGCGGCGCTCAAGGCCAGCGAAGAGAAATTCGCCAAGGCGTTCCACTCCAGTCCCGACGCCATCACCATCACCGAGCGCGACACCGGACGTTATCTTGAGGTCAACGACGGTTTCTGCCGCCTCACCGGCTACCGCGCCGACGAAGTGGTGGGCAAAACCGTGTACCAGGTCGGCATCTGGGCCGAGGAAAAACAGCGCTCGGCACTGCTGGCCGAACTGCAGATCAAGGGCCGCGTACACCATCAGGAAATGCTCGGGCGCAACAAGCGCGGCGAGATCCTGACGGTGGAAGTCTCGGTCGAGCCGATCACTCTCAACGAAACCGCCTGCCTGTTGCTCACGGCCCGGGACGTCAGCCTGCTGAAGAACGCCGAGGCGCAGATCCGCCATCTGGCCTATCACGACCCGCTGACCAACCTGCCCAACCGCGCGCTGCTGATGGATCGCCTGAGCCAGCAAATCGCCCTGCTCAAGCGCCACAACCTGCGCGGCGCACTGCTGTTTCTCGATCTGGATCACTTCAAGCACATCAACGACTCGCTGGGGCATCCGGTCGGCGACACGGTGCTGAAAATCATCACCGCACGACTTGAGGCCAGCGTGCGCATGGAAGACACCGTGGCGCGGCTCGGTGGCGATGAATTCGTGGTGTTGCTCAGCGGTCTGGAGGGCACGCGCAATGAAGTCAGTGCCCAGGTGCGCGAGCTGGCCGACACCATTCGCGAGTTGCTGTCGGAGCCGATGTTCCTCGACGGCCAGCGCCTGCAAGTGACGCCGAGCATCGGCGTGGCGCTGATTCCCGATCACGGCTCGACCCCGACCGACCTGCTCAAACGCGCCGACATTGCGCTGTACCGGGCCAAGGATTCGGGGCGCAACACCACGCAGATGTATCACAACACCATGCAGAAAGCGGCCAGCGAACGGCTGCGCATGGAGACCGACCTGCGCCTGGCGCTGTCCCGTGGCGAATTCGACGTGCATTACCAACCGCAGATCGACGCCCGGGACAATCGCATCATCGGCGCCGAAGCCCTGGTGCGCTGGAATCACCCGGAACTCGGCGCGCAATCACCCACCGAATTCATCAAGGTGCTGGAAGACAGCGGGCTGATTCTGGAGGTCGGCACCTGGATCCTCGACGAGGCGTGCGAAGCCTTCAAGCAGTTGATCGCCGAAAAGCTGATCGATCCTCTGGCTTTCAGCCTGTGCGTGAACATCAGCCCCCGGCAGTTCCGCCAGAACGACTTCGTCGAGCGCATCGAACACAGCATGAGCAGCCACGGCCTGCCCTGCTCGTTGCTGAAACTGGAGATTACCGAAGGCATCGTCATTCAGAACCTGGAAGACACCATCAGCAAGATGCGTCGTCTGAAAAAACTCGGCGTGAGTTTTGCCATGGACGATTTCGGCACCGGCTATTCATCGTTGACCTATCTGAAGCGATTGCCGGTGGACACGCTGAAGATCGATCAGTCGTTTATCCGCGACGCCACCAGCGATCCCAACGACGCCGAAATCATCCGCGCCATCGTCGCCATGGCCCGCAGCCTGGAATTGGAGGTGATCGCCGAAGGCGTGGAAACCCCGGAACAGCTGGCCTTCCTGCAGGGGTTGGGCTGCCATTTGTATCAGGGTTATCTGCACAGCCGGCCGTTGCCGCTGGAGGGGTTGAAGGGGTTGCTGGAATGA
- a CDS encoding molecular chaperone HscC — MQDATLPRPALLGIDLGTTNSLIAVWQDGQARLIPNALGEVLTPSVVSLDEDETILVGKAARARLTTHPERTAAAFKRFMGSDRQIELGTKTFSPEELSALVLGSLKQDAEAFLGHPVSEAVISVPAYFSDEQRKRTLFAAELAGLKVSRLINEPTAAAMAYGLHEQKFERTLIFDLGGGTFDVTVLEYALPLIEVHASTGDNFLGGEDFTAALLNACLKSWQLTPSMIDPQGMASLGDALEQLKCKLGEGPQSLSWRHADELYEWSLDEAAAVKIWEPLLARLRAPIEQALRDARLKPRDLDSLVLVGGATRMPAVQQLVATLFGRLPYRHLDPDTLVALGAATQAACKARDGAIEELILTDVCPYTLGIATMRDKGIDGAFSPIIERNTIIPTSRVERYHTTHPRQELLRIAVNQGERPWVRDNILIDAFDVTLTPTDNIQELDVRFSYDINGLLEVDVTLLETGERHSHSIDRSPTGLDEQARIDSHNRLSTLKVHPRDALPNRTLLARLERAWMQSLGTQREHIAEWLHNFTTVLGGQQPAEIASHRSELNKALDQLRL; from the coding sequence ATGCAGGATGCAACCCTCCCCCGCCCGGCCCTGCTGGGCATTGACCTTGGCACCACCAACAGTTTGATCGCCGTCTGGCAGGACGGTCAGGCCCGATTGATTCCCAACGCCCTAGGCGAGGTACTGACCCCGTCGGTGGTCAGCCTCGATGAAGACGAGACCATTCTGGTCGGCAAAGCCGCACGCGCACGCCTCACGACCCACCCGGAACGCACGGCCGCCGCGTTCAAGCGATTCATGGGCAGCGACCGGCAGATTGAACTCGGCACCAAAACCTTCAGCCCGGAAGAATTGTCGGCACTGGTGCTGGGCTCACTCAAGCAGGACGCCGAAGCCTTTCTCGGTCATCCGGTTTCTGAAGCGGTGATTTCCGTGCCGGCGTATTTCAGTGACGAGCAACGCAAACGCACGCTGTTCGCCGCCGAACTGGCGGGCCTGAAGGTTTCCCGACTGATCAACGAGCCGACCGCCGCTGCAATGGCGTACGGGCTGCACGAGCAAAAATTCGAACGCACGCTGATCTTCGATCTGGGCGGCGGGACGTTCGATGTCACGGTGCTGGAATATGCGTTGCCGCTGATTGAAGTGCATGCGTCCACCGGTGACAACTTTTTGGGTGGGGAGGACTTTACCGCTGCACTGCTGAACGCCTGTCTGAAAAGCTGGCAACTGACCCCGTCGATGATTGATCCGCAAGGCATGGCCAGCCTGGGCGATGCCTTGGAACAACTCAAATGCAAACTCGGCGAAGGACCTCAATCGCTGAGCTGGCGCCATGCCGACGAACTGTACGAATGGTCGCTGGATGAAGCCGCTGCCGTGAAGATCTGGGAACCGTTGCTGGCACGATTGCGCGCGCCGATCGAACAGGCCCTGCGCGATGCGCGCCTGAAACCACGGGATCTCGACAGTCTGGTGCTGGTCGGTGGGGCAACGCGGATGCCTGCGGTACAACAGTTGGTCGCCACACTGTTCGGACGCCTGCCCTACCGGCATCTTGATCCCGACACCCTCGTTGCACTGGGTGCGGCCACGCAAGCGGCCTGCAAGGCGCGCGATGGTGCGATCGAAGAACTGATTCTGACCGATGTCTGCCCGTATACGCTGGGCATCGCAACCATGCGTGACAAAGGCATCGACGGCGCCTTTTCGCCGATCATCGAACGCAACACCATCATCCCGACGTCACGGGTAGAGCGCTACCACACAACCCATCCCCGACAGGAGCTGCTGCGCATTGCCGTTAATCAGGGTGAGCGGCCGTGGGTACGTGACAACATCCTCATTGACGCTTTCGATGTCACCTTGACGCCCACCGATAACATTCAGGAGCTGGACGTACGCTTCAGTTACGACATCAACGGTCTGCTCGAAGTCGATGTCACGCTGCTAGAGACCGGCGAACGCCACAGCCACAGCATCGATCGCAGCCCCACCGGGCTGGATGAACAAGCACGCATAGACAGCCATAACCGTCTGTCGACTCTGAAGGTCCATCCACGCGACGCATTGCCCAACCGCACACTGCTGGCCCGTCTGGAGCGGGCATGGATGCAAAGTCTGGGCACGCAGCGCGAACACATTGCCGAGTGGCTGCACAACTTCACCACGGTACTCGGCGGACAGCAGCCGGCCGAGATCGCCAGCCACCGCTCAGAGCTCAACAAGGCGCTGGATCAACTGCGCCTCTAA